GGACATGGAATCGGGGGTGAAGACCGACATGCGGTCGCGCAACCTCGGGATGAGCTGGGAGCACCCGCTGGGCACCGACCGGCTGGGCCGCGACATGTTCGCCCGGATGATCGCCGGCGGGCAGATCAGCCTCGCCGTGGGGCTCACGGCCATGGCGCTCAGCCTTGTGCTGGGCACACTGATCGGCGTTCTTGCGGGCTATTTCCGCGCGCTCGACGGGGCTTTGATGCGGTTGACGGACCTGTTCCTCGCGCTGCCGCTCCTGCCGCTGCTCCTCGTGATGGTCCTCCTCTTCCGCGAGCCGCTTTCGGCGGCCTTCGGGGTCGAGACCGGCATCTTCATCCTGATCGTCTCGGCCATCGGGATCACGTCCTGGATGCAGACCGCGCGGATCGTGCGCGGCGACGTGCTCGCCCTGAAGGAGCGGGAGTTCGTGCTGGCGGCCCGTTCGGTCGGGACGCCGTCGCGGCGCATCATCTCGCGGCATGTGCTGCCCAACGTGCTGTCGCCGATCATGGTGTCGGCGACGCTGGGGATCGCGACTGCGATCATCACCGAAAGCGCGCTCTCCTTCCTGGGCCTGGGCTTCCCGCCCGACTTCCCAACCTGGGGCCGCCTGCTGAACGATGGGGTGCCCTTCCTCGAGCTGAACCCCGGCCTTGCCTTCTGGCCGGGCGTCGCGATCAGCCTCGTGGTGCTCTCGATCAACTATGTCGGCGACGGCCTGCGGGACGCCCTCGACCCGCGCATCCGGGGCCGCTGAGCCGGCGTCAGGCCTGCCGAAACGGCTGCAGCGCGTCACGGTGGACGAGGTGCAGCTTGTTGCCGTCGGGATCGCGCAGGTAGGCGCCGTAGTAGTCCGGTTCATAATGGGGCCGGGGGCCGGGCGGCCCGGCGTCGGTTCCGCCTGCATCCAGCCCCGACGCGTAGGCCGCATCGACCGCCGCTCGCGACGGCGCGATCAGGGCGATCATGGTGCCGTTTCCTGCCGTCGCCGCCCGCTCGTCGAAGGGCGTCGCGATATAGAGGCGCGGCGCGTCGAGGCCCGCGACGTGAAAGCAGAGCATTTCGGGGCCGCCATCGTCCTCGAACGCCCGCTCCACCAGGTTCATCTCGGCGGCGATCGCACGGTAGAACGGGGCCGCGCGCGCGAGGTCGCGCACACCCAGCGTCACGTGGCTGATCACGGTGCGGTGGCCACGCCCACGCCGATCATGCTGTCGCGGGTCACCAGGGCGGCCAACGCGGCCTCGTCCAGACCGTCGGTCCCGGTGGGCCGCGCGGGGATCACGACGTAGCGCATGTCGGCAGTGCTGTCATGGACGCGGACGGTGGTGTCGTCGGACAGCTCGAGCCCGAATTCCGACAGGACGGCGCGCGGCTCGCGCACCGTGCGCGAGCGGTATTCGCGGGACTTGTACCAGTCGGGCGGCAGGCCCAGCAGGTTGCGCGGATAGCACGAGCACAGGGTGCAGACGACGACGTTGTGGGTGTCGTCCGTGTTCTCGACCGCGATCAGGCGCATGGGGCCCACGTCGAACCCCATTTCCGCACAGGCGGCGGACCCGTCGGCCAGCAGGCGATCCCGAAAGGCCGGGTCGGTCCAGGCGCGCGCGACGAGGGCGGCGCCCTGCGCGGGCGAGCGGGCGTCCATCGCGTCGATCTGGGCCGTGACCTCGGCGGGGGTGACGACGCCCTTCTCGACCATCAGCTCGCGCACGGCGATCTCGAGCGTCTGCCAATAGGTCAGCGGTCCGTCCTGATCGGGCCGGTAGGGGTGACCCGAGGGGCTCAGGTGGTCGTGATGGTCATGGGGCATCAGACGGGCTCCAGCCAATGGGCGTAGATCTCGGCGTCGAGCGTGTCGCCGGGGCGTTCGGGTGCCTCCCAGATGTCGTCCATCCGGAAGCGTACGCGATAGAGCGGCAGGCGCGCGGCGTCGTGGGAATAGGCGAGCTGTTCGGGATTGCCGAACGGCCCGAGCACCCGCTCGACGGTGCCGGTCCGGCCACGCAGGTAATGCGGCGTGCGGACATGGCCCGGCGGCGTCATGGTGCGAACGCGGACCCGCGCGCCGGGGGTAAGGGGCTCAGCGTCCGGCATCTGCGGCCTCGCCATAGGTGGTGCCGCGGGCGGCGACCTCCTCCATCTTGGCGCCGAGTTCGGCCACGGAATAGACGCCACGTTCCAAGAGGTTCTGGTTGAGCGATGCCACCCAGCGCTCGTAATAGCTCATGGTCTCGAACGCGTCCTCGCCCATGTCCTCGAGCACCCGCCGCAAGCCGTCCACCGAGAAGACGCCCGCCAGCCCCGCGAGGATCACCAGCGCATCGACCCGCTTTTCCCACAGCGCGAAATCGTGATCGGCATCGGGAACCGGACCGGCGAGGTCGCCGCCCATGTCGTGCCAGCGCCGTGCGGGACCGTCGGTCATGCCTGCGCCTCCAGCTGTTCGATCTGCGGGCGGAGTCCCTCCAACGCGTAGCCCGCGCGCGCCGTGGCGGCGAGGATGTCGTTCGCAGGCATCCGGCCCGCCATGGCCAGCGCCCAGAGCACCGCGCTGCGCGTGCCCGATGCGCAATAGGCCACGACGGAGCCCTCGGCGGCGTCGATGGCGTCGGCCTGCTCCTCGACGGCGGACAGCGTCAGGTTGGGCATCGCGACGGGGTTGAAGGTGAAGGCGAGGCCCGCGGCCTCGGCGGCGGCCTGCATCGCGGCGGCCTGATGCGAAGGCGGCACCTCGCCGTCGGGACGGTTGCAGATGATCGCGGTCACGCCATCCGCGGCCAGCTCGGCCATGTCCTCGGGGTCGAGCTGGGGCGCGACGGAGGTCGTGTCGTCGAGGGGGCGCAGATCCATGGGCGGCGGTCCGGTTTGGTCGGTTACGTCCGCGAAGATGCCCGCAGGGTGCGCGGAAGGAAAGACGCGGATCGCGCGCGCGTCACAGCCGGTTGACGGGCAGCTTCAGCGCGACGTTCCCGTCGGCATCCGGCTCGGGCATCCGGCCGCCCCGCATGTTCACCTGCAGCGACGGCAGGATCAGCTTCGGGGCACCCAGCGTCGCGTCGCGCTCGGTCCTGAGCTTGAGGAAGGCCTCGCGCCCATCGGTGACGTGGCGGTTGCGCTTCTCTGCGGCGACGCTGGTTTCCCACGCGAACTCGTCGCGGCCCGGCGCCTTGTAGTCGTGGCCGACGAAGATGCGGGTGGCATCGGGCAGGGCGAGGATCTTCTGCATCGAATCCCACAGCGTCTCAGCCGAGCCGCCGGGGAAATCGCAGCGCGCGGTGCCGAAATCGGGCATGAACATCGTGTCGCCGACGAAGGCCGACGCGGCATCCTCGG
This portion of the uncultured Jannaschia sp. genome encodes:
- a CDS encoding ABC transporter permease — encoded protein: MTDAREPVTASGVEPAVTAAPGAVGGTEPVLSKPERSQWWDVWDQFRTHKGAMFGAIVFLAIVALVVLGPFVWDMESGVKTDMRSRNLGMSWEHPLGTDRLGRDMFARMIAGGQISLAVGLTAMALSLVLGTLIGVLAGYFRALDGALMRLTDLFLALPLLPLLLVMVLLFREPLSAAFGVETGIFILIVSAIGITSWMQTARIVRGDVLALKEREFVLAARSVGTPSRRIISRHVLPNVLSPIMVSATLGIATAIITESALSFLGLGFPPDFPTWGRLLNDGVPFLELNPGLAFWPGVAISLVVLSINYVGDGLRDALDPRIRGR
- a CDS encoding SH3-like domain-containing protein translates to MPDAEPLTPGARVRVRTMTPPGHVRTPHYLRGRTGTVERVLGPFGNPEQLAYSHDAARLPLYRVRFRMDDIWEAPERPGDTLDAEIYAHWLEPV
- a CDS encoding SH3-like domain-containing protein, translating into MTDGPARRWHDMGGDLAGPVPDADHDFALWEKRVDALVILAGLAGVFSVDGLRRVLEDMGEDAFETMSYYERWVASLNQNLLERGVYSVAELGAKMEEVAARGTTYGEAADAGR
- a CDS encoding TIGR01244 family sulfur transferase; its protein translation is MDLRPLDDTTSVAPQLDPEDMAELAADGVTAIICNRPDGEVPPSHQAAAMQAAAEAAGLAFTFNPVAMPNLTLSAVEEQADAIDAAEGSVVAYCASGTRSAVLWALAMAGRMPANDILAATARAGYALEGLRPQIEQLEAQA
- a CDS encoding VOC family protein, with product MISHVTLGVRDLARAAPFYRAIAAEMNLVERAFEDDGGPEMLCFHVAGLDAPRLYIATPFDERAATAGNGTMIALIAPSRAAVDAAYASGLDAGGTDAGPPGPRPHYEPDYYGAYLRDPDGNKLHLVHRDALQPFRQA
- the nthA gene encoding nitrile hydratase subunit alpha; this encodes MPHDHHDHLSPSGHPYRPDQDGPLTYWQTLEIAVRELMVEKGVVTPAEVTAQIDAMDARSPAQGAALVARAWTDPAFRDRLLADGSAACAEMGFDVGPMRLIAVENTDDTHNVVVCTLCSCYPRNLLGLPPDWYKSREYRSRTVREPRAVLSEFGLELSDDTTVRVHDSTADMRYVVIPARPTGTDGLDEAALAALVTRDSMIGVGVATAP